From Maniola hyperantus chromosome 28, iAphHyp1.2, whole genome shotgun sequence, one genomic window encodes:
- the LOC138404472 gene encoding uncharacterized protein yields MGYVMSEILERYRQMVGLAQREEKFKMDSLFETIKHTELIQKLFFEIFHLVNMFHEISKKYSHAPSEEDQIKKILERQKEIDSIRKIEKKKRMKQLKKDREMFKKQGKVMDKKDRKPGNRWWPIDYGWEVDYQWW; encoded by the exons ATGGGCTACGTCATGTCCGAGATACTCGAACG CTACAGACAAATGGTCGGTCTCGCGCAAAGAGAGGAAAAATTCAAGATGGACTCGCTATTCGAGACGATCAAGCACACGGAGCTTATCCAGAAGCTGTTCTTTGAGATCTTCCACCTGGTGAACATGTTCCACGAGATCAGCAAGAAGTACAGCCATGCGCCTTCAGAGGAAGACCAG ataaaaaaaatactcgaaAGACAAAAGGAAATTGACAGTATAAGAAAAatagagaagaagaagagaatgAAGCAGTTAAAGAAAGACAGAGAGATGTTCAAAAAACAGGGGAAAGTAATGGACAAGAAGGACCGCAAGCCAGGCAACAGGTGGTGGCCGATCGACTACGGATGGGAGGTCGACTATCAATGGTGGTAA